A genomic window from Anopheles ziemanni chromosome X, idAnoZiCoDA_A2_x.2, whole genome shotgun sequence includes:
- the LOC131291206 gene encoding transcription factor SPT20 homolog gives MMLAAAAASAVTNNNTGTSNECSAAGGNNTSTISNSAKLSGGSNHGHPSPYAVEFGAQTLSAPAGSPCAPSSATMLLLEEQQQPSKHEHAVAASGTSGQISSTSLSNTTASSSGASTITTSTSSATASNSCSSSAPIDGVLKQMTVPSSATPKQAASSGHQQPPASVTPRPMKMNVSPTAASQSTVHGKMAPSGGGTKPAAMQHVVGREVSIASTSSVRKSIPHAQQQQQQQQPLTSNAGGSSVPVGLQTRSTLTGAKADGAAGMYHQPPSNPSQRTVSMPANNVVGKIHEGGYSQPHHHIQQQQQARLQKQLSSDQSHQSQDDPNSVKPSQPPEPVVGEKQQSHLERSSKLHQQQAQHKQPTLAKQQKQQQQQQQQQQVHQHPSKLQQKTQQKQTQQQKQSQPYQPHQPVVSSHQQPQQQKTATAAAAAAAAAAATTVAMLAQQHYHPSPAVAAASQALAQLTSPPPSLPPGPTPLSANHHLHLHHHAHPHQTQQQQQPPPQHQQHSSIVPMGGNGFGMTAGQLQQQHRQQQQQQQQQQQHHQQHQQQYLQQRQHHHQLPLAANPASVGPPALQAPAAAPLASMLSALHHPGQQHPQQQPPQQHLPHMHHHKQHQQQQPCQPHPQLAQQQPQSHQHQQQQIYQFHQLQQQHHQHQHQHQHLHQHQHQHHHQHHHHHLLQQHQQQHQQQQQHPPQAPPPSQQPPQQSQYHHHLAHQGQHAPPAASHQHQQHQQQQQQPVAAAPVATVAVNASASAAHQQQQSINLNVNHHVISTPIVVDFSNMTVNCVQLQEPQHHPNPIAAAAAAMAAGYGAAAAAAASVPSTIGRPGAK, from the coding sequence ATGATGCTGGCTGCGGCGGCTGCGTCGGCggtcaccaacaacaacacaggCACCAGTAACGAATGCTCCGCCGCAGGTGGCAACAACACTAGCACCATCAGTAATAGCGCAAAGTTGAGTGGCGGTAGTAATCACGGTCATCCCAGCCCCTATGCGGTAGAGTTTGGCGCGCAGACCCTGTCCGCGCCTGCCGGGTCTCCCTGCGCTCCCTCGTCCGCCACAATGTTGCTACTggaagagcagcagcagccgtcgAAGCATGAACATGCTGTTGCCGCTAGCGGTACGAGCGGGCAGATAAGCTCCACAAGCTTGAGCAATACAACAGCCTCCAGCAGTGGTGcctccaccatcaccaccagcacTAGTTCAGCCACCGCAAGCAACAGCTGCTCCTCTTCAGCACCCATCGATGGTGTGTTGAAGCAAATGACTGTTCCATCCTCTGCCACACCAAAGCAAGCGGCATCCAGCGGCCATCAACAGCCACCGGCTAGCGTTACGCCAAGGCCGATGAAGATGAACGTTTCTCCAACGGCCGCGTCCCAGTCCACTGTTCACGGGAAAATGGCACCTTCGGGTGGTGGTACGAAACCAGCTGCCATGCAGCACGTCGTTGGAAGGGAAGTTTCCATTGCCAGTACGTCTTCGGTACGCAAGTCGATTCCTCAcgcacaacagcagcagcagcagcagcaaccactGACGTCTAATGCTGGTGGCAGTAGCGTTCCTGTGGGGCTACAGACCCGTTCGACTTTAACCGGTGCCAAGGCAGACGGTGCAGCTGGCATGTACCATCAGCCGCCGAGCAATCCGTCGCAGCGAACCGTGTCGATGCCAGCCAACAACGTCGTGGGCAAAATCCACGAAGGTGGATATAGTCAACCTCATCATCAtatacagcagcagcagcaagcacGCCTGCAAAAACAGCTTTCGTCCGACCAATCGCATCAGTCTCAGGATGATCCAAACTCAGTTAAACCGTCACAGCCACCGGAGCCGGTGGTTGGCGAAAAGCAACAGTCACATCTCGAGCGTTCGTCGAAACTGCACCAACAGCAGGCGCAGCACAAGCAACCGACGCTAGcaaagcagcagaagcagcagcagcaacagcagcaacagcagcaggtgCATCAGCATCCGTCAAAGCTGCAGCAAAAAACACAGCAAAAGCAAACGCAGCAACAGAAGCAATCGCAACCGTATCAGCCTCATCAGCCCGTAGTCAGTAGCCAtcagcagccgcagcagcagaagaCAGCGacagcggcggcggcagcggcagcagctgcGGCAGCAACCACCGTCGCAATGCTAGCGCAACAGCACTACCATCCATCGCCGGCGGTTGCCGCAGCGTCGCAGGCGCTTGCTCAGCTAACCTCTCCGCCGCCTAGTCTACCACCAGGGCCGACACCACTATCCGCCAACCATCACCTCCATCTGCACCATCATGCACATCCGCATCagacgcagcagcagcagcaaccaccgccgcagcatcagcagcattcTTCCATCGTACCGATGGGTGGAAATGGGTTTGGCATGACTGCCGGTCAGCTTCAACAGCAGCAccgccagcagcaacagcaacagcagcagcagcagcagcatcatcagcaacaccagcagcagtatCTCCAGCAGCGTCAGCACCACCATCAGCTGCCGCTTGCTGCCAATCCGGCTAGTGTTGGTCCGCCAGCCTTACAAGCGCCGGCGGCGGCTCCATTAGCTTCGATGCTGTCCGCTCTGCACCACCCGGGACAGCaacacccgcagcagcagccaccgcAACAGCATCTTCCTCATATGCACCATCAtaagcagcatcagcagcaacaaccgtGCCAACCGCATCCACAACTAGCGCAACAGCAACCACAGTCGcatcagcaccagcaacaacagatTTATCAGTTCcatcagctgcagcagcagcaccaccagcaccagcatcagcaccagcatctacaccagcatcagcatcagcatcatcatcaacaccaccatcatcatctgctgcagcagcaccagcagcagcaccagcaacagcaacagcatcctCCACAGGCGCCACCGCCGTCGCAGCAACCACCGCAACAGTCGCAATACCATCATCACCTGGCGCATCAAGGACAACACGCTCCGCCAGCTGCCtcgcatcagcatcagcagcatcagcagcagcaacaacagccggTAGCGGCGGCACCGGTTGCAACGGTCGCGGTTAACGCATCCGCTTCCGCcgcccaccagcagcagcagagcaTCAACCTGAACGTCAACCATCACGTCATCTCGACCCCGATCGTTGTCGACTTCTCCAACATGACCGTCAACTGTGTGCAGCTGCAGGAGCCGCAGCATCATCCCAATCCGATtgcggcggctgcggcggcgATGGCAGCCGGGTATGGGGCGgctgccgccgctgccgcctcGGTACCGTCCACCATCGGTCGACCTGGTGCCAAGTGA